Below is a window of Synechococcus sp. RSCCF101 DNA.
GAGCCCGGGGATCAAGGATCTGGATCGCGTTCGGCGGTTGGTCGATGCCGTGCAAGCCTTCGACCGACCGCCCGGAGCGGGATCCGGTTGAGGCCGGGCCTCAGGTGCTCAGGAGGGCCTCCTGCTGACGAACGAGTTCAAAGAACTCCTGCTTGAGGCTTGGATCGTGACGGAAATCACCCCGCACCACGGAGTTGACCATGCTGGTCTGGGGCTCCTTCACACCGCGCCACTTCATGCAGTAGTGCTGGGCCTTGACGATGATGCCGAGACCCTGCGGCTCGCAGAGTTTCTCGATCTCATCGGCGAGGATCATCACCGCTTCCTCCTGGATGTGGGGGCGGGAAAAGACCCAGTCGGCCACACGGGCGAACTTGGAGAGGCCGATCACGCGCTCACCGGGCTTGATGCCGATCCAGCAGTTGCCCAGGATCGGCACCAGGTGATGGGAGCAGGCGGAGCGGACGGTGATCGGACCGACCGTGTAGATCTCGTCCAGCTTCTTGACGTTGGGGAAACTGGCCACCTTGGGCTGCTCGTGGTAGCGACCCTTGAACACTTCATGCAGGTACATGCGGGCGACACGCTCGGCGGTCTCCTCGGTGTTGTGATCGTTGTCGATATCGACGACGAGGCTGCGCAGCAGATCCCGCACCTTGCCGGTCACTTCAATCTCGAGCTGTTCGAGTTCACCCGGCTGGATGTGCTCGGAGATGTTGTCGTTGGCCAGGAACGAGACGCCGGCATCCCTGAGGCGCTCCCGCAGACGGACGCTCACGGGCTTGGGTGTCACCTCAGGGGTGATCGCGAGCCCATTGAGGGCGTTGGGCAATGTGGAGGTCATGGGGGAGGTCAGAGAGCGCCCGCGGCGGGCATCAGTGTCAGGTCTTCAATCACCTGGCTGGACGGTTGCTGGGCGAGATGAAGCAGAGCGGCTGCGGCTTGGTCCACGCCCAGCATGGAGCCGCGATCGAAATCCGCCGCCACGTTATCGCTGTCCCAGAGGGGACTGTCGACAGCGCCGAGAGTGAGCGTGCTCACCCGGATCCCGTCACCCCGGTGTTCCTCCCGCAGACAGCGGCTGAACATGTCCAGAGCGGCCTTGCTGACGCAGTAGCCGCCCCAGCCGGGGAAGGCGGTGCGGGCGGCGTGGCTGCTCACGTTGATCACCAGACCGCCGCCGGCACGGATCATCGCCGGCAGCACCGCCTGGCAGAGCTGCATCACGCCGGTCAGGTTCACCCGGATCAGGGTGTCCCAGGTCTCCGGAGCCATGGTCAGCAGTGGCCCGGTTGCGGCAAGACCCGCGTTGTTCACGACGGCATCGGGTGTGCCGCCGCGGTCCAGCAGGGCCGTGATGGCCGGGAAGATCGCGGTCGGATCGGCCAGATCGAAGGATTCCGAGTGAATCCGCCGGCCGGTCCCACGAAGGGACTCCGCCAGCCCGGCAAGGCGCTCGGCATTGCGGCCGGTGATCAGAAGATCCCAGCCGGCCTGCGCGAAAGCCTTGCAGGATGCCGATCCGATGCCGCTTGAGGCACCGGTGATCAGGGCAGTGGGCACGTGGTCAAGCCCTTCGGGCGTCCTGAAGCAAATCTTAAACGCTCGGAATGGATTCCGGGCTGGCCAGTCCGTCGTGGCTGAACTGACCGATGCGCCGGTACTTGCCGTAGCGCTGCTCCTTGAGGGCTTCGGGGCTCAGTCCGAGGAGCTCCGTGAGGTGACGGGAGAGGGCGCTCTTCAGCGTCTCGGCGGCCTCGGTCGGGGCCCAGTGGTTGCCGCCGCAGGGCTCGTCGAGGATCTCATCGACGATGCCGAGCCTGGTGAGGTCCTGGGCTGTGATGCGCAGGGCCTGAGCCGCTTCCGCCGACTTGGCGGCGTCCCGCCAGAGAATGGAGGCGCAGGCCTCCGGACTCGCCACGGTGTAGACGCTGTGCTCGAACATCAGCAGCCTGTCGGCCACACCGATCCCGAGGGCGCCGCCGGAGCCCCCCTCGCCGATGACCGTGGCGATGACGGGCACCGAGAGGCCGAACATCTCCCGGAGATTGGCTGCGATCGCCTCCCCCTGGCCCTCCTCCTCGGCCCGGAGTCCGGCATAGGCGCCGGGCGTGTCGATGAAGCAGAGGATCGGCAGCCGGAAGCGGTGGGCGTGGCGCATCAGCCGAAGCGCCTTGCGGTATCCGGAGGGTGAGGCCATGCCGAAGTTCCGGGCCACGTTCTCCTTGGTGTCCCGGCCTTTCTGATGCCCGAGCAGCAGCACCGCCCGTCCGTTCAGCCGGCCGATGCCGCCCACCAGGGCGCGGTCATCGCTGCCGCGGCGATCCCCATGCAGCTCATGGAAACCATCGGTGATCAGCTGGATGTAGTCGAGCGTGCTGGGGCGCTGCGGATGGCGGGCGACCTGAATCTTCTGGGCCGGCGTCAGGCCGCTGAAGATCTCCTCGCGCCGCCTGGCGGCCAGGCTCTCGAGTTGCAGCAACTGCTGGCTCACATCCACTTCCGAATCCCGGGCCAGCTGCCGGATCTGCTCGATCTGCTGCTCAAGCTCCACGAGGGGCTTCTCGAACTCGAGCAGAGGGCGTCGGGCGGGCATGGCGATCGCAATGGTCGGGGATGAGACGGCGCTGTGCGGTGATGACGTCGGGGCGTCAGCGGCGACTGATCGGTTCAGGCCTTCGATGAAGCGCTGAAGTCCGATCGTAAATCAGGCTGCAGAAGCACTCCGTGTCAGGCAGAGACGTGGTTCGCAGGCGATGCAGTGACGCGTCTGCGGATGACCAGATCATCAGCAAGAGATGGCTCGAAGCTCTCCGTATGCGGCCGCAGTCGGATCAGATAGAACCCTGCACAGGACAAGACCGGGGTCGTGATCGCAGACAACGGAGCGGCGGAACCTGCATCGCCGGCAGTCACTGATGCATCAGCCCTGACTGGGCTGGCCATCAGCCGGCAGGAGTGGATGGGAAGGCTGGCGCGGTTGTACACAGTGACGTAGATCTCGAACGAGGCCAGCAGGGCGGAGGAGGCTTCGATCTCGAGCGAGCAGTCTGCAGGGAACCAGTCGTAGCGGAACAGGGTGCATGGATCACCGGCCGGGAGGTATTCGGACTCGATGAAGCGATCCGGCAGGATGCCGCGCAGACGCAGCATCGGATGAACGTAGAAGTGAATCAGTCGATAGAACAGTGTCGTGTGGCGAGCCAGGTCGTTGTAGACGGCATTCGTGCCATGATCCACGGCCAGTGGTGAGGCCACCGGCTCGGAATCGGCCAGCACGGCGGGCATGCGAGCCGATGGCGCGAGGTCGTAGTAGCGGATGCCGAGGATGTAGTCGCCGGCCGCAAGGTCGATGGTGCTCCACTGGTCACTCGATTCCGGGTCGAGAGACTGAAGATGAGCGACGGTTCGGAAGGATGGGAAGGCATAGACGGCGACTGTCCAGGTGTCAGCGCTGTTCCGTGCTTCGTGCGTGTCAACACTCAGCTGCCTGCGGATGCTGACGGGTCCGAGTGTGCCGATGGTGGCATGGGTGTTCCAGCGTGGACCGCGGGTCATCAGCACCGGCAGGCTCATGGCCCGCTCGAAGGTCTGTTGCGACAACAGCTGCCACGAGGTGCGCCTGAGTGGATCCCTGGAGATATGGCGTTTGTAGAGCGATGAGATGATCGACTTGCTGATGTGAAAGCTCAGCCAGGAGACGATCGCGACCGGGAGTTGCCAGAGCAGATCGAGCGAGACGGATCTGATCTGCGGGTTCAGCGCCAAGGTTGGGGTTCCTCAATCCGGGGGGGTGCATTGGCGTCCGAGCGCAGCGAGCTGAGGATGCAGTCGCTCAGGGCAGCCGGCGCGTCGATCATCAGGGTGTGGCCGCCCTTGAGGGTCACATGCTCGGCATGGCGCAGGGCCTGTTGTTCGGCCTGCAGGTCTTCGGGCCGGTTGAAGCTGCTGTCGGACCCGTGGATGGCGAGGGTGCTGGCCTCCAACCCGGAGAGAAGATCCAGATAAGCCTCGCGCTGCAGGGGGCCTCCCTGAAGGTTGAGCGTGGTGCGGAGCCTCAGCACCGGATCCCAGCTCCAGATGCAGCCGCCCTGGCAGCTGACCGTGCCGCGGGCGACGAGTCTTTCGGCGTGCTGGGGAGCGAGGGAGGGGAGAGCCGTTCGCAGCCGTTGCCTGGCGTGGTCCTGATCCGGCATCACCTCATGCTGAGGCGGTGTGAGGGAGCTGCTGACCAGGCTGCTCACGCTCTGGACCACATCGCGCTCCGTTGGCTCTCCGGGCAGTACCGGCTCCACCAGGATCAGGCGACGGACCACGGAGGAGCGGAGCCGCGTCAGGGTGCTGGCCACGACCGATCCGAGCGAGTGACCGATCACGGTGAGGTCGCGGAGGGCGAGGGTGTCGACAACACCCACGGCATCGCGGATGAAGTCGGTCAGCTGGTAAGTGCCGCCGGGTCCGGCGTGGTCGGACCGCCCGTGGCCCCTCAGATCGACAGCGATCACGTGGAACCCTGCCTCCGCCAGAGGCCCCGCAATCGGTTCCCACACCAGCGCCTGATCGAGAATGCCGTGGATGCAGAGAACGGGGGGGCCATCCTCAGGCCCCCATTCGCAGACTCCCAGACGGATCCCCTGGACATCGAGGGTCGACTCCCTGGCCGGTTCCGATGCGGCAGGCTCCTGCCGGCTAGTGGGGTCGTTGGGGAGGCTGTAGCCGAGGCTGATGGCGAGTTCGGCCGTTGCGGACTCCAGAGGCCGGGGCAGCCGGACCTGCTTCCACCTGTCGGCGAGAGCCGGGTCGATCGACTGACGCTTCCTGAAATTGGGATCGCCGATGGACATCGACGTGCCGTGCACACCATCGGTCAGGCGACCGGAGTCATAGGGGGAGAGCAGGCTCGCCTCGAAGGGAAAACCCAGGAAGGAACAGATGGAACGCAGCTCGGAGCCGGGGTCACGCACCAGGGTTTCGTACCGGACCCGATGCACGCGTTCCGGAGTGCCTGGCGCGGACTGCAGGCTGGTGACGTTGAGGTTGGATCGTGTCCAGACCGATTCGGCCAGGGCGTAGGGATCGACATCACCCACCGCGAACAGATGCTGCATGCGCAGATCCACGAAGGACTGGATCACGGCGTAGGGATGGCGCACCAGGTGGATGACGTGGGCGTCAGTGAAAAGCTCACCGACCCGGCTGAGGGTGCTTCGCTCGAGCGCATAGGTCGGTGATTTGTCGACCAGGGTGCGGGTCCCGAGGGAGGACTGAAGCCGGGCGTACACCTGTTCAATCGGCATGTCCTGCTCTTCCCAGGACGCCACGAGGCGCGTCGTGTCCTCCGCACTGAGACCCTCCAGGTCCATCAGGGCCCTGACCAGGCCTTCACCCATGCCGGTCTGGCTGAGCTTGCGTGCCCGTTCGCCCATGGTGGCGAATGGGAGCAGATGCAGTTCAGGTGGTGAGTAGAGCGACGAATGCCCGGCCAGCATCACCCGCAGCAACGTGGATCCCGCCCTCGGGGAGGAGAGGATGAAGATGATCGGCGCCAGCGTTGGTGATGGTGCCGCACTCCGTGCCGCTCTCCGTGAGGTGCGTGTGTCCCCCAGGGAGAGCGGGGGCAGGAGCGATGCGGTCCCGCCGGTCGACGTGGACAACGCGATTGCACCGGCCGCCGCCGCTGGGCTGGTGCCGTGCAGGCGATCCAGCTCCCTGGCGAGGTGAGTGGAGAGTGAGTCGAGATCCGGGTGTTCATAGAACTCGCGCGGATAGATCATCAGATCCAGATCGCGCTGAAGTTGCGAAATGATGTCCATGACCATCAACGAGTCCGCTCCGATGCTCTCCAGGCTCTCGTGATCGCCCACCTGCTCCGGCGGGATGGTGAGGCCCGCAGCGATGACACCTCTGAGGTAGACCCTGATCGCATCAGGACGGTCCTGCGGCTCCAGCTGCAGCAGCTGGTCCCTGGGTGAGGTGCTGTCACGACCCGGGGTGCCGGATGCGGTGGCCGGAGCCGGGGCATCGCTGAGCTGTGCCGCGCCTTGCCTGGAGCGTGCGGGGCCCACTGCAGGATCCGAGAGCAGGGCCTCCTGGGCGGTGCGTTGGACCACGCGCCGGAGGGTCTCCATCTCAATGGCGCAGACCGCGAGATGCCAGCCGTCGGACGCTTCCCGGTGGAACAGATGGCTGAGCACCTCCCGGTACCGCTGAGCCGGAAGTGCCCGGATTCCACGCTGCTCCGGCAGCCGGGCAGAGGCATGACGCGAGGGATCCGCGAAGCCGCCGCCTTGCCATGGTCCCCAGCTCAGGCTCACGGCGGGCAGCCCCTGGCTGTGGCGGTACTCAGCCAGCGCATCGAGAGCCGCATTGGCAGCGGAATAGGCCACCTGGCCGGGCGATCCGATCACGCTGGTGATCGAGGAGAAGAGAAGGAACTGATCGACCGGGTGGTCCAGGCTCAGCTCATGCAACCGCCAGGCGCCGATGGCCTTCGGCCGGATGACGGAGGTCCAGCTGTCTTCCGT
It encodes the following:
- a CDS encoding acetyl-CoA carboxylase carboxyltransferase subunit alpha is translated as MPARRPLLEFEKPLVELEQQIEQIRQLARDSEVDVSQQLLQLESLAARRREEIFSGLTPAQKIQVARHPQRPSTLDYIQLITDGFHELHGDRRGSDDRALVGGIGRLNGRAVLLLGHQKGRDTKENVARNFGMASPSGYRKALRLMRHAHRFRLPILCFIDTPGAYAGLRAEEEGQGEAIAANLREMFGLSVPVIATVIGEGGSGGALGIGVADRLLMFEHSVYTVASPEACASILWRDAAKSAEAAQALRITAQDLTRLGIVDEILDEPCGGNHWAPTEAAETLKSALSRHLTELLGLSPEALKEQRYGKYRRIGQFSHDGLASPESIPSV
- the folE gene encoding GTP cyclohydrolase I, with product MTSTLPNALNGLAITPEVTPKPVSVRLRERLRDAGVSFLANDNISEHIQPGELEQLEIEVTGKVRDLLRSLVVDIDNDHNTEETAERVARMYLHEVFKGRYHEQPKVASFPNVKKLDEIYTVGPITVRSACSHHLVPILGNCWIGIKPGERVIGLSKFARVADWVFSRPHIQEEAVMILADEIEKLCEPQGLGIIVKAQHYCMKWRGVKEPQTSMVNSVVRGDFRHDPSLKQEFFELVRQQEALLST
- a CDS encoding SDR family oxidoreductase, yielding MPTALITGASSGIGSASCKAFAQAGWDLLITGRNAERLAGLAESLRGTGRRIHSESFDLADPTAIFPAITALLDRGGTPDAVVNNAGLAATGPLLTMAPETWDTLIRVNLTGVMQLCQAVLPAMIRAGGGLVINVSSHAARTAFPGWGGYCVSKAALDMFSRCLREEHRGDGIRVSTLTLGAVDSPLWDSDNVAADFDRGSMLGVDQAAAALLHLAQQPSSQVIEDLTLMPAAGAL
- a CDS encoding DUF6208 family protein yields the protein MALNPQIRSVSLDLLWQLPVAIVSWLSFHISKSIISSLYKRHISRDPLRRTSWQLLSQQTFERAMSLPVLMTRGPRWNTHATIGTLGPVSIRRQLSVDTHEARNSADTWTVAVYAFPSFRTVAHLQSLDPESSDQWSTIDLAAGDYILGIRYYDLAPSARMPAVLADSEPVASPLAVDHGTNAVYNDLARHTTLFYRLIHFYVHPMLRLRGILPDRFIESEYLPAGDPCTLFRYDWFPADCSLEIEASSALLASFEIYVTVYNRASLPIHSCRLMASPVRADASVTAGDAGSAAPLSAITTPVLSCAGFYLIRLRPHTESFEPSLADDLVIRRRVTASPANHVSA